From Malaya genurostris strain Urasoe2022 chromosome 2, Malgen_1.1, whole genome shotgun sequence:
GATCTTTTTGACGATGGACAACCGTTAATTCGTAGCTGTTTTGAATACATTCCTTCCATGCTTTAGTTTGGAAACAGAAGCGAACCACCGCCTGTTTATCGTTGTCCTGTGAAAAGGCTCCACGAGAAAATTTGTCTTGTTTAACAACTGGaggtaattgaaaaaaatcgccACACAAAATTAACTGAATCCCTCCGAAcggtttgtcactttttcgaatATAACGAGCAACGGCTTCAATTTTCTGCAAAAGATAATGTTACTTCCGACTTCTTCGCATACTAAATTTCAAACAAACCTCAAAGTAATCGCCATCAACCATTGAAATCTCATCGATGATCAACCGTTTGCACTTTCTCCAGATTTGACTAGAATTTGGTCGCGATGCCATTTCGTAACACCGTTGCAGTTCCGCCTCTCCGCTTCCGATGCCAGCGAACGAATGCAACGTGGTGCCACCAATCAAGCAAGCAGCCACCCCGGTGGAAGCCGTAGCCACCGTACCGTCCGGAGGAAGTGTTGAAATGATCTTTCTCAGTAGAAAACTTTTGCCCGTCCCGGCTGAACCGGTGAAGAAAACACTTCGTCCGGACTTGCATGCATCCATTACCAACCGTTGCTGCTCGTTTAGCACCTCGGATTCTAAATTTCCTGTCAATGGCGAAGGTGTGTACAATTTCTTCGGAGCCGGACGGTCAGCTTCACCGGAAACACGTTTACGCTTCTGTGGTGGTGAAGGAGTGGTAACAGATCCTTTACCAACCGCCAGTTTGCGCGCACGAGACATTTCCGCCGTGGTAACCGGACTAATGTCGTCAAACTGATTAGCCTTGTCCGATAGTAAATGGGCACGAGTCTTTTTCAACAATTCTTCTTTGGATTCTCCATTGGATGTCGCTCCGGTggtgattttgataaaaattatctTCAGAAATTGAACCAGTAGTCCCGGCGGAGCATTGGACAGGAACAAAGTACATTTTTCCTCGTTAAACCGAATGGTTGCCTTCCCTTCTACCATAAACTTTGAATGGACGTTAATTCCTGTTGAAAATTGCTATTAGTTTTTGAACAGAAAATATTGACTATAATTTGCTTCTCCAGATAGATTAGCATACATGATCCACATTTGTTGACAAACTATGCTGTTCATACCTTTTAGCTTCAGCTTAATTGGTTTGGACTTCTCGGTCGAAATCTCCAGGAACATTTCCTTTAAAGTGTTCCGCACTATCCGAAGAGTAGCTTGTTTATAAGCAATCTTTTTTACAGCAATACCTTGGGCATTTAACCACTCGGCATTTGCCACGCACGTCAAACTAGCATCATTCGGATCCATCCCACAGTGAAACAAATCGAAATGGTATTCAACTAGACTACCTAATGAGACAATGACTAGTAATCACTTTCAATCCTTTTTTCTAAAAGCAATGCACTGCTTTATGTATAAATTACTATCAAAACCAGAATTGATTGCATGAGATCAAAACCTAATCAAGCTAAACGAATATCAACTGCCCAAAACCTGGGCGTTTTTGACATTTTTCAAATTCGCGCTCGCCGCGTTGCCAGttcatagaaaaataaaaagaaatcatAGGGCTGTGTCAACcagggttgtcacatttaaatctttatttTTCATGAGAGAAAtctatataataataatatgttCACATGAACTTTTCAGACAGCTCACTTATAACCACAAATTCACCTTCACCATTTTGAAATAAGATTTTTATATCACGAAACACCTACTCTCGAACAGTTTTAAATACGATTCAAACGATCAGACAAGTTCCGTCAACGTTAACGAAACTTCACCGGTTGTTCATACCTTCATTTTTGAAGCGTACAGTAAATCAAGGATCATGGATCATGGTATTATTGCAAATGCACATGGtaatttacatattttcaaaGTATATACCCGAATAACGAATAGTGTTGTAacaaaaccttccacaatttcGCATTGACCATAGAGAAatgttttaatgtattgttatatactattcaattaattgtgaacatgcttttttttctatagattgtataggttgttaagtaccgtaacaattcaaatcataaaattttctcatacatgttttcttggaaaacaatcaaatgtatagtttgcatattgtttaaaacaccacgtgtacagtaaattcgtagaaacaatatattgaatcgttggaaatgatagaaatcttgtcaagatacaattaaatgtattgtaacccaatattgtgaatcaattgtttatactgtacaatcaatggtttattttaccCGTGAAGTTTTATTAAAATGCTGTCTTTTTTGCAGCTAAGAGTTGAAATTACCATGCACATAGTTGTATTCAATAGTAGTAACTGATTTTaaaatactattgaattttaccataAGGTAGTTCATAGTATGGAATAATATATAAGTTGATACTGAATCTTATTCTTTTTAGATCCTAACTTTTACTGAATAAAATGCTTCGGCAGTAGTTATGATCGATATTTAGGAACTTTTcgccaaattttaactaaaacaaATTATTGAGGTCTcatatatttattatttttaaatgataAGACATTTAATGATTGACTAGTTTTATATACCTGACTATTTCCAGACATTCGCTAGGATTTTTTTCGGTTAATTTACCTCTAATttcgttttaaaatattattgaacGATACACTTGTTGGAAGCAATTTATGATTCGATGTTCCTGTTACCGGTCCTGGAAGTTAACTTGTGATTGACACCATTTTAATAAAACTCTCTTGTCATCCATCATGTCATATCATTTTCTGTAGATAGgagaaaaattacgaaaaaaaatcgtaaGATAGTTTGgtatattttttatgtaaatattttatgaaaGATGTTCAACAGCTACATTTATTCGCACTCGACAAGGCTCTTAATTTGTCATAATATGACGGCTATCGCAATGAAAAAGACTGCAGCGCTTTTTGGAATATGACGAAAAGGATCAAATGCTTATAAATGCACAAGGAATCCGATCTAAACGACGACAGCTCGTAGAAGATAAAACTAGTTGAATCTGAAACGcgaattaccaagcggtttccacgtttatcactcaactctttgctgcaacccgaaactttcgactttcaaacagaatagtgatatcaaagaaaatctttttaatcacatcacaataatcgaaagagagagtgattcaaaagaaaaactgtcacttgcttatacaccctattgaaaaatcaaccgagaatataAACAGGCAgtgttaccatattcacagatttttctttaaaaccacagatttttttttgctaaacagATTCTACGCCACAGATCACAGatcttttccaatttcacagatttctaaCAATTCTTCCTGTCACATCACAAACGATAAACAGACTTTTCAACGAATTGTGTTTTATCCTTTGTCAAGACGTAGAGCGGTATTGAGCTAGTCTCAAATttaatcagtatctaacggaaaaacagattgaaaagttGACATacgaatgcaattatgtaatgaaaaccacaataatgttaccgcagagccGAGATCATATGTCTATTTTCTGATCTGTTTGCCCATTAGATGCTGATcatgtttaaaattttcaagttgaaatacTGATTTTAATATGGCAGAgcttgattgtggtatgtaAATAATTCGATTGTCCAGCGACAAATGGGTCTAGCTGCTGTTGAAAGCATGGACAATTTGAAAAAGACCAAAAatcgaatgtaaaaatgtaaaatgtaaaaatgagcttgaaattattttgaaataattcttttttcttaaaaacaaccaaaaatgtatgattttaacaaacgaaagcgtaaattgaaacaatttttcattATATAGGGGATCGGTATCAGCGCTTTAAATTGTCACGCACTTTCGGTGAAAAAGTCCAATCCAAAAACCTCATATTCGTTTCCATCCAAACTAAACGAAGAGATATGAAACATTTTCATCGCTCGCTGCGAAAGAAGAGAGTATCACTGTTAAGTCACTCGTTCCTGTATGACAAGATGAAAACAAACTAACGACTGCAGGGAGAATcagtagaatttcaattctcattctttccacAAAAACAGACATCCAACTAGAGATTTaaatttgtgtaagaaatttaacggttgttttaaaaagcaatcaccaagtagcaattctcctgtagaaGCGCTTTGAGCAGCATCCCTTATgagctcttgcgttcgagcttctATACTATGGTAATTCATGCATGCGCAATGGTGATTACtaacggatttttacttgtatgctttacacagcttttttgaaacagtttgtaCCAGCTTGGATGGCTGTTCTCTGTGTTCTTTCATCGATATATTGATAATCTGTGACGTTGagctaaaatatgataaattacACTACAGAAGCTTTTTAGAAACCAAAACTTGAACAATACAGAACACCAACATACTACGGGATTTttactgaaaaccgaaaatgattgaaagggcaaatgaaagaaagaacacaatttcctGTTCCTCTTATGTCGTTGACTAGACGTAGATCTCGTTATCATAATTTGTAAGCACAGCTGAGGGTGACATTTATTTTCCGTCATTTTCGTATATttgcagtcaatgaaaatgacattatttttagTTCGGACCGGTATAGcatgatgcctttcacgcagcccatctaGGTTAAATTCTCAACCCTACACAAATGGTCAggaagtttttctgacccgagagatgaatgatcttaaggttaaatcctctataatcgaaaaaaaatcggaacaAGTTACTACCTTATTGTTAAttattactaaaaaaaatttaaatttaaagcacATCAAAGATTAACTTTATCTTTTGACCGTTCAgtttaaactgattttttttaattgaataaaGGGGTAGGGTCTACatcatgaaaaaaaacatcgtttttgcgatttttttttcagaactatcgtccAACAAAATAAACTCGAACGTTTTGcaaaatacaaagcatcattcgaacaacatttagtattttttccgtggtaaaatattgagaaatgagtAGGTGTAGAGGTGTTTTTGAGGACGTttctaaaaatcatgatttgcggtgtccactgcatTTCAGCGCAGACTATTCAgatgtcaacaaatcaaagcagcatagacaGAGTAGATGTTttcctagaccccaacgtttctatttgatttgttttttttttaatttttggtggtagtTTAAAGTCGAAACTACGGTtatccacgaaaaaatccgATATTTTCAAGCTGTAAACCcccccaaacaaacaaacaaacaaccaaatcagaaaacgttggggtcttgtATTTTACATGTAAAAAGCGtgcgcaaaatttgaaaaaaatggtgcagaatttttaaataacgatggacacgaactttcaaaaattgctttcgaggaaaacacgTTTAAAGGAATTACtgtagggagcccgtagggtctaacattttcaaaaaatcatatattttcttttgaattttgttgtaatgaaacatttcaagaattttaatgtggaacacatatttgttttctatatacaggtggaaactagaaactcaagaaaaatacacgtagaaatgttgtctggttttgaacaattacagcttagtcaattttgtatcagttattaatattatgtcaccatttgattggaaatatttctacgtattgatttgaatgtacacagccatgtatttttaattgtatatcattgaaatgttgatgaatagctagcagtgtcctattttgtctgcaaaaaatcgccggcataccggatttccctgccatagtcgacggtttagaaggagtaagcgatatatcagagggaaagcatcgctctgattggtcaatcgaatcaaAAGCGAAGCTATTAGAAGcaagcgaatctataaatagaagcaaaattatagctaatgtttcagtcctacgcgtagtatactagaggtaggttgttgctagacagcaagacaaaaagtgccataaaacgatttgaagctttaactggtatgctctgatctggtgtcatgcaagatcggatgaaattccatgttatgtcgtttcgcctgagaaaatgacaactaccccagggtaaattttgagtgcataagattaatttctaattcatataagatgaactcgattgatgatgagataaagttcatcgcttcaaccaaaatcgcagaaggatagtaatggtggagaaacgctataaaaataactgcttgcgtacaaaacttgaacacaagtttagcgaagagaagcttaaatatcgatatccgtatcgcaagcatgtacaaacatataattgcatacatttgggctattgatgtaatttcgtcagctacaaaacaaatacaaatcacgactattaggttattattattattattatttatttatttcggttttaacct
This genomic window contains:
- the LOC131427311 gene encoding ATP-dependent DNA helicase PIF1, whose product is MDPNDASLTCVANAEWLNAQGIAVKKIAYKQATLRIVRNTLKEMFLEISTEKSKPIKLKLKGINVHSKFMVEGKATIRFNEEKCTLFLSNAPPGLLVQFLKIIFIKITTGATSNGESKEELLKKTRAHLLSDKANQFDDISPVTTAEMSRARKLAVGKGSVTTPSPPQKRKRVSGEADRPAPKKLYTPSPLTGNLESEVLNEQQRLVMDACKSGRSVFFTGSAGTGKSFLLRKIISTLPPDGTVATASTGVAACLIGGTTLHSFAGIGSGEAELQRCYEMASRPNSSQIWRKCKRLIIDEISMVDGDYFEKIEAVARYIRKSDKPFGGIQLILCGDFFQLPPVVKQDKFSRGAFSQDNDKQAVVRFCFQTKAWKECIQNSYELTVVHRQKDPEFISILNSIRIGRITSEIRDRLTATSKQKIEVEGILATQLCSHTNDADLINQSKLNNLSGEEKTYHATDSDAYMTKQLDQQVQAPGKLTLKVGAQVMLLKNLNIAGGLVNGARGVVLDYVQGYPLVKFKKREYLVKPEKWSIKTAGAVIVSRSQLPLKLAWAFSIHKSQGLTLDCVEMSLSKVFEAGQAYVALSRAQSLDSLRVLDFDGKQVWANPTVLEFYRDLRRQIRDRDLMMPVAVGQKKKDAGGLKKSLSAMGLTKSLINKPLVTIS